Proteins encoded by one window of Zerene cesonia ecotype Mississippi chromosome 6, Zerene_cesonia_1.1, whole genome shotgun sequence:
- the LOC119840426 gene encoding NKAP family protein CG6066: MGRDRSRHRSKDRSRSRSRERHRSRDREKRDRSKERHRANSRDKYTDRSRHKEEKRNRDRSRSREQPDRDRGRSSFRQFNGGGLGGGLGSGNTSSAPRGRYKPQEEEFLDARREERERIGEVGVSSVWGKSPLRPDSEDELESNASEKGKDKKKSKKSKEGTKEKLKKLKKKLKKIKKARKKAKKKSKSSSDDSSSSEEEVWVEKGKEHELEVTKPSKSKTEELADEVIGPAPRVGPALGHKDFGRALLPGEGAAMAAYVAEGKRIPRRGEIGLTSEEIASYESVGYVMSGSRHRRMEAVRIRKENQIYSADEKRALAAFSKEERSKRENAILAQFRDVLQARQQH, encoded by the exons GAACGACACAGGAGTCGCGATAGAGAGAAGAGAGACCGTAGCAAAGAAAGGCATCGTGCTAACAGCAGAGACAAATATACAGACAGAAGCCGCCACAAGGAAGAGAAACGAAATCGCGATAGGAGTCGCAGCAGGGAGCAGCCTGATCGGGATAGAGGACGTAGTTCTTTTCGACAATTCAATGGCGGGGGACTTGGTGGTG gTCTGGGCAGTGGTAATACAAGTTCAGCCCCAAGAGGGCGCTACAAGCCTCAAGAGGAAGAGTTTCTAGATGCCCGCAGAGAGGAACGGGAAAGAATTGGTGAAGTTGGTGTTTCTTCAGTTTGGGGCAAATCACCATTGAGACCAGA TTCTGAAGATGAGTTAGAATCAAATGCTTCAGAAAAGGGCAAAGACAAgaaaaagagtaaaaaatcaaaagaGGGCACAAAAGAAAAGTTGAAGAAGTTgaagaaaaaattgaaaaagataaaaaaagctCGCAAGAAGGCaaagaaaaaatcaaaaagttcaAGTGACGATTCCAGCAGTAGTGAAGAGGAGGTGTGGGTGGAAAAAGGAA AAGAACATGAGTTGGAAGTAACCAAACCATCAAAAAGCAAAACAGAAGAGTTGGCCGATGAGGTTATAGGCCCCGCCCCTCGAGTGGGTCCTGCTCTCGGCCACAAGGACTTCGGTCGGGCGCTGCTGCCCGGCGAGGGGGCCGCTATGGCCGCCTACGTCGCGGAGGGCAAGAGGATCCCCCGGAGAGGAGAGATTGGACTCACCTCTGAGGAAATAGCATCCTATGAATCGGTGGGATATGTAATGAGCGGTAGCAg ACATCGTCGCATGGAGGCGGTGCGCATACGCAAGGAGAACCAGATCTACTCGGCGGACGAGAAGCGAGCGCTGGCCGCCTTCAGCAAGGAGGAGCGCTCCAAGCGGGAGAACGCCATCCTCGCGCAGTTCCGCGACGTGCTGCAGGCGCGCCAGCAGCACTAG